In Pseudomonas fluorescens, a genomic segment contains:
- a CDS encoding MFS transporter, translating into MPANNTALRLLVVIQLVSMGAMEMSGPFWPLQIQKLLGVANAQYTGLLSSLVYAGPMMAAMILTPMWGRLGDRTGHKPMIIRALLALAVCQGLAAVTFDPWLLVAIRVAQGALAGFIAAAQAYALACCVDGGRGHILARLQSATAVGSLAGPVLGGWLMDVSGFALLCYSATAVCVLCAVISLFLPTDAPRSRPTRSATPTALPKGWLGAMLGIIVLIQAAKMMPQPFYALYVADVLHAPAWLIGASYAASALTLALSAPLWGRLFDRHQPAHTLRIIEWVTWSCALTLAFTALASEWLGFLASRLLWGVWQGALLPVAYTLIANTVAPSQQGFALGLGNSAAKAGALCGALIGGIGMGIVGLAHSFWLVALTYALAALGIRAIRSFTRTPETSGFSVNTSNN; encoded by the coding sequence ATGCCGGCTAACAACACCGCACTGCGGCTGCTGGTAGTGATTCAGTTGGTGTCGATGGGCGCCATGGAAATGAGTGGACCTTTCTGGCCGCTGCAAATCCAGAAGCTGCTCGGCGTCGCCAATGCCCAATACACTGGCCTGCTGTCCTCGCTGGTGTACGCAGGGCCGATGATGGCGGCGATGATCCTGACCCCCATGTGGGGGCGACTGGGTGACCGCACCGGGCACAAGCCAATGATCATCCGGGCGTTGCTGGCGTTGGCGGTGTGCCAGGGCCTGGCCGCCGTGACCTTCGATCCTTGGCTGCTCGTGGCAATCAGGGTCGCGCAAGGGGCACTGGCCGGTTTTATCGCCGCGGCGCAAGCCTATGCACTGGCCTGCTGCGTCGACGGCGGGCGCGGGCACATTCTGGCTCGACTGCAATCGGCGACTGCCGTGGGCTCGCTGGCCGGACCGGTGTTGGGCGGCTGGTTGATGGATGTCTCGGGCTTTGCACTGCTGTGCTACAGCGCCACGGCGGTGTGCGTGTTGTGCGCGGTGATCAGCCTGTTCTTGCCCACCGACGCACCACGATCACGACCAACACGCAGCGCAACGCCGACCGCGCTGCCCAAAGGCTGGCTCGGTGCGATGCTGGGAATCATCGTGTTGATCCAGGCGGCCAAGATGATGCCCCAGCCGTTTTACGCCTTGTACGTCGCCGACGTGCTACACGCTCCTGCGTGGCTGATCGGTGCCAGCTATGCCGCCAGCGCACTGACCCTGGCGCTGTCCGCACCGTTATGGGGGCGCCTGTTCGACCGCCATCAACCGGCGCACACGCTGCGCATCATCGAGTGGGTCACGTGGTCCTGTGCCTTGACGCTGGCGTTTACGGCACTGGCCAGCGAATGGCTGGGATTCCTCGCCAGCCGGCTCCTGTGGGGCGTTTGGCAGGGTGCATTGCTGCCAGTCGCCTACACATTGATCGCCAACACCGTTGCGCCCAGCCAGCAGGGCTTTGCCCTGGGCCTGGGCAACAGCGCCGCCAAAGCCGGTGCGCTGTGTGGCGCGCTGATCGGCGGTATCGGCATGGGCATCGTGGGCCTGGCGCACAGCTTCTGGCTGGTAGCAC
- a CDS encoding IucA/IucC family protein, which yields MRGHSRTPEQLLLERWSEALATPQFQANNITLDALINALAPAAERSFQRLIQALFREGLLAPSTRTYDEHGHCWLALPDQSRLRFDHLLPGRMASWDVRGRVTLLRDDHPDLNIQFPSQLLTLLNSSLESPADPDVLGRLNTEIDDSFVNDTLCLAFHEQWTLKLHAAMDPMHQSNLLSHLKHDPSVTNPTSTLEQWGTLGHPWHPNYKTKLGLNTHQVIDFSPEFEARFPVFLCALHRQFAHVERLAGTADYWQWWQHHFPQAARQLTAQLTAQGLEAGDYLPLPAHPWQARQELPQLFANEIGDRLLVLTDIVAFTAHPTMSFRTVLPEGRCDAPMVKLPVSLRLTSVQRTVSPRSARMGPRISHLLQTILEREPSIPQILSIVPERIGVHFKPQPANDEHSRHLAVLYRDAPQSLLQPGEMAVPVGSLFAIDQHGQPLLRQWVRLSQGKDDTGALLAFFRDYAAIAVPALLGMYLRYGVAFEAHQQNSFMVMAADGQLSRLLLRDFGDIRIDRKALHAHGLDIELHDPKMTLYDDAGFVRDKLLHTVFMCHLGELVLLSARHFDVPEVLLWNELSTQVSQCFDDLRNEVEPQRWETERKALLEQDWPAKSFMRMRLLESHADIVGRLPNPLSTAANAG from the coding sequence ATGCGCGGACACAGCCGTACCCCAGAACAATTGTTGCTTGAACGTTGGAGCGAAGCACTTGCTACCCCGCAATTTCAGGCTAACAACATCACCCTCGACGCTCTGATCAACGCCCTGGCCCCCGCCGCCGAGCGTAGCTTTCAACGTTTGATCCAAGCACTGTTTCGTGAAGGCCTGCTGGCCCCCAGCACCCGCACCTATGACGAACACGGACACTGCTGGCTCGCGCTGCCTGACCAGAGCCGCCTGCGTTTCGATCACCTGCTCCCCGGCCGCATGGCCAGCTGGGACGTGCGTGGCCGGGTCACCCTGCTGCGTGATGATCATCCTGACCTGAATATTCAGTTCCCGTCGCAGCTACTGACGCTGCTCAACAGCAGTCTCGAATCACCTGCCGACCCGGACGTCCTGGGCCGCCTCAACACCGAAATCGACGACAGCTTTGTCAACGATACGCTGTGCCTCGCCTTTCATGAGCAATGGACACTCAAGCTCCATGCGGCAATGGACCCGATGCACCAAAGCAACCTTTTGAGCCACCTCAAGCATGACCCCAGTGTGACCAATCCGACCTCCACGCTTGAGCAATGGGGCACGCTGGGCCATCCCTGGCACCCCAATTACAAGACCAAACTGGGTTTGAATACCCACCAGGTCATCGATTTCTCACCGGAATTCGAAGCCCGTTTTCCGGTATTCCTGTGCGCCCTGCATCGCCAATTCGCCCATGTGGAAAGGCTGGCGGGCACCGCGGATTACTGGCAATGGTGGCAACATCATTTCCCCCAGGCCGCCCGGCAGCTGACGGCGCAGTTGACCGCTCAAGGCCTTGAGGCTGGCGATTATCTGCCGTTGCCGGCTCACCCTTGGCAGGCCCGCCAAGAGTTACCGCAATTGTTCGCCAACGAAATTGGAGACCGGTTGTTGGTGCTGACCGATATCGTTGCGTTCACCGCCCACCCGACCATGTCGTTCAGGACCGTGCTGCCTGAAGGCCGGTGTGATGCACCGATGGTGAAACTCCCGGTTTCACTGCGCCTGACCAGTGTGCAGCGCACTGTTTCGCCACGTTCGGCGCGCATGGGCCCGCGGATCAGCCACCTGCTGCAGACGATCCTCGAGCGCGAGCCTTCGATCCCGCAGATCCTCAGCATCGTCCCCGAGCGGATCGGCGTGCATTTCAAGCCGCAACCGGCCAATGATGAACACTCCCGCCACCTGGCCGTACTGTACCGTGACGCCCCCCAGAGCCTGCTCCAACCGGGTGAAATGGCCGTGCCGGTCGGCAGCCTGTTCGCGATCGACCAGCACGGGCAGCCGCTGCTGCGCCAATGGGTGCGACTGAGCCAAGGCAAGGACGACACAGGTGCCCTGCTCGCGTTCTTTCGGGACTACGCCGCGATTGCCGTACCGGCACTGCTGGGCATGTATTTACGTTATGGCGTGGCCTTCGAAGCTCATCAGCAGAACTCCTTCATGGTCATGGCGGCTGACGGGCAGTTGAGCCGCCTGCTCTTGCGTGATTTCGGTGATATCCGGATCGACCGCAAGGCCTTGCACGCCCATGGCCTGGACATCGAACTGCACGATCCCAAAATGACCCTGTACGACGATGCCGGGTTCGTGCGCGACAAACTGCTGCACACCGTATTCATGTGCCACCTGGGCGAACTCGTGTTGCTCAGCGCACGCCACTTCGACGTGCCCGAAGTGCTGCTCTGGAACGAACTGTCGACACAGGTCAGCCAGTGCTTCGACGACTTGCGCAACGAGGTCGAACCACAGCGCTGGGAGACCGAGCGCAAAGCGTTGCTGGAGCAGGACTGGCCAGCCAAGTCGTTCATGCGCATGCGTCTGCTGGAGAGCCATGCCGATATCGTCGGGCGTTTGCCGAACCCGCTGAGCACCGCCGCCAATGCCGGCTAA
- a CDS encoding DUF3108 domain-containing protein: protein MRRALLFAFALFALPAVQAADLHPFSASYTADWKQLPMSGSAERSLTKNGDGSWTLNFKASMMIASLTETSVILFDKDTLQPKSYTFERGGLGRAKKINLDFDQTTKKVTGFENKDPVNVPLQSGMLDKSTYQLALQRDVAAGKKSMSYNVVEGTDVDTYDFRVIGPEKVQTKAGSIDAIKVERVRDPTQSKRITQMWFAKDWGGLLVALRQVETDGKEYNIMLQDGTVDGKSVKGS, encoded by the coding sequence ATGCGTCGCGCCTTGCTCTTCGCTTTTGCGCTGTTCGCCTTGCCCGCCGTGCAAGCGGCAGACCTACACCCGTTCTCCGCCAGCTACACCGCCGACTGGAAACAGTTGCCCATGAGTGGTTCGGCCGAACGCAGCCTGACCAAGAACGGCGACGGCTCCTGGACCTTGAACTTCAAGGCGTCCATGATGATCGCCAGCCTGACCGAGACCAGCGTGATCCTGTTTGACAAGGACACCCTGCAACCCAAGAGCTACACCTTCGAACGGGGTGGCTTGGGCAGGGCGAAGAAGATCAACCTGGACTTCGACCAGACGACCAAGAAAGTCACCGGTTTTGAAAACAAGGACCCGGTCAACGTGCCCCTGCAAAGCGGCATGCTTGATAAGTCGACCTACCAGTTGGCCCTGCAGCGGGATGTCGCTGCCGGCAAGAAAAGCATGAGCTACAACGTGGTTGAAGGCACCGATGTCGACACCTACGACTTCCGCGTGATCGGCCCGGAAAAAGTCCAGACCAAAGCCGGCTCCATCGACGCGATCAAGGTCGAGCGAGTGCGTGACCCGACCCAAAGCAAGCGCATCACCCAGATGTGGTTCGCCAAGGACTGGGGCGGCCTTCTGGTCGCCCTGCGCCAGGTGGAAACCGACGGCAAGGAATACAACATCATGCTGCAAGATGGCACCGTTGACGGCAAGTCTGTCAAAGGCAGCTGA
- the purN gene encoding phosphoribosylglycinamide formyltransferase, translating into MSQTCDVVVLLSGTGSNLQALIDSTRTGDSPVRIAAVISNRSDAYGLQRARDAGIETRTLDHKAFEGREAFDSALIELIDTFNPELVVLAGFMRILSADFVRHYAGRLLNIHPSLLPKYKGMHTHQRALDAGDSEHGCSVHFVTEELDGGPLVVQAVVPVESDDSAQTLAQRVHTQEHRIYPLAVRWFAEGRLILGDQGALLDGQLLAASGHLIRT; encoded by the coding sequence ATGTCCCAGACCTGTGATGTCGTGGTGCTGCTTTCCGGCACCGGCAGTAACTTGCAGGCCCTGATCGACAGCACGCGTACCGGCGATAGCCCAGTGCGCATCGCTGCGGTGATCTCCAACCGCAGCGACGCCTACGGCCTGCAACGCGCCAGGGACGCGGGCATTGAAACCCGCACCCTGGATCACAAGGCTTTCGAAGGTCGCGAGGCCTTCGACAGCGCCTTGATCGAACTGATCGATACCTTCAACCCTGAACTCGTGGTCCTTGCCGGCTTCATGCGCATCCTCAGCGCTGACTTCGTGCGGCACTACGCGGGGCGCCTGCTGAATATCCACCCTTCCCTGCTGCCCAAGTACAAAGGTATGCACACCCACCAACGCGCCCTCGACGCCGGCGACAGCGAGCATGGCTGCAGCGTGCACTTTGTCACCGAGGAACTCGATGGCGGGCCTCTGGTCGTACAGGCAGTGGTTCCGGTAGAGTCTGACGACTCGGCGCAGACGCTTGCGCAACGGGTTCATACCCAGGAACACAGGATTTACCCGCTGGCTGTTCGCTGGTTTGCCGAGGGGCGGTTGATTCTTGGTGACCAGGGTGCATTATTGGACGGCCAGTTACTTGCGGCCAGCGGCCACTTGATTCGAACCTAG
- the purM gene encoding phosphoribosylformylglycinamidine cyclo-ligase, translating to MSKQPSLSYKDAGVDIDAGEALVERIKSVAKRTARPEVMGGLGGFGALCEIPAGYKQPVLVSGTDGVGTKLRLALNLNKHDTIGIDLVAMCVNDLVVCGAEPLFFLDYYATGKLNVDTAAQVVTGIGAGCELSGCSLVGGETAEMPGMYEGEDYDLAGFCVGVVEKAEIIDGSKVAAGDALLALPSSGPHSNGYSLIRKIIEVSGADIENTQLDGKPLTDLLMAPTRIYVKPLLKLIKDTGAVKAMAHITGGGLLDNIPRVLPKGAQAIVDVASWQRPAVFDWLQEKGNVNETEMHRVLNCGVGMVICVAQEHVETALNVLREAGEQPWVIGQIATAPEGAAQVELKNLKAH from the coding sequence ATGAGCAAGCAACCCTCCCTGAGCTACAAGGACGCCGGTGTAGACATCGACGCCGGTGAAGCATTGGTCGAACGCATCAAGAGCGTCGCCAAGCGCACTGCGCGCCCCGAAGTCATGGGCGGCCTGGGCGGTTTTGGCGCCCTCTGCGAGATCCCGGCCGGCTACAAGCAGCCCGTGCTGGTCTCCGGCACTGACGGCGTGGGCACCAAGCTGCGCCTGGCACTGAACCTGAACAAGCACGACACCATCGGCATCGACCTGGTCGCCATGTGCGTCAACGACCTGGTGGTGTGCGGCGCCGAGCCGCTGTTCTTCCTCGACTACTATGCCACTGGCAAGCTGAACGTAGACACCGCTGCACAAGTGGTGACCGGTATCGGCGCCGGCTGCGAACTGTCGGGTTGCTCCCTGGTCGGCGGCGAAACCGCTGAAATGCCGGGCATGTACGAAGGCGAAGACTACGACCTGGCCGGCTTCTGCGTTGGCGTGGTAGAGAAGGCCGAGATCATCGACGGCTCCAAAGTGGCTGCCGGCGACGCCCTGCTCGCCCTGCCATCGTCCGGCCCGCACTCCAACGGCTACTCGCTGATCCGCAAGATCATCGAAGTGTCCGGCGCCGACATCGAGAACACCCAGCTCGACGGCAAACCGCTGACCGACCTGCTGATGGCTCCGACACGCATCTACGTCAAGCCACTGCTCAAGCTGATCAAGGACACCGGCGCGGTCAAGGCCATGGCCCACATCACCGGTGGCGGCCTGCTGGACAACATCCCGCGCGTACTGCCTAAAGGCGCCCAGGCGATTGTCGACGTGGCCAGCTGGCAGCGTCCGGCAGTCTTCGACTGGCTGCAAGAGAAAGGCAACGTCAATGAAACCGAAATGCACCGCGTACTGAACTGCGGCGTCGGCATGGTGATCTGCGTGGCGCAAGAGCACGTTGAAACCGCGCTGAACGTTCTGCGTGAAGCGGGCGAGCAGCCTTGGGTCATCGGCCAGATCGCCACCGCCCCTGAAGGCGCTGCGCAGGTTGAACTGAAGAACCTCAAGGCTCACTGA
- a CDS encoding DUF2066 domain-containing protein, whose translation MRLCKFFFVGCLSLASLASHAETLNGLYQVLEPVSSQSPQERDQATQRAVQTLVIRLTGDAKAADGPSLAAVRKDPQQIISQYGYDAGPPESLQVDFDPVSTDRALREAGLPIWGSNRPSILGWWLNDSTDGSSLVGDGQAVAQALRRAAQHRGLPLRLPLGDLDEQVVATAPNLESADATPLRAASERYGADALLAVHARQDGNQWQAKWRLWLGDKSEQGTAQGADTAAVADAVMLAVSQKLAPRFAVKPGVSTEQLLEVQGMNLERYAALGHLLEPFGGQPQLVDGNRIVYRVNGSADQLRTQLSLAKLQEIPAGESPVQQPVADGTRPAVAAQPQAQLRFRW comes from the coding sequence ATGCGTCTGTGTAAATTCTTTTTTGTAGGCTGCCTGTCATTGGCCAGCCTGGCGAGTCATGCCGAAACCCTCAATGGCCTGTATCAAGTACTTGAGCCGGTCAGTAGTCAGTCCCCGCAAGAGCGTGACCAGGCGACCCAGCGCGCCGTGCAGACCTTGGTCATCCGCCTCACCGGTGATGCCAAGGCCGCCGACGGCCCGAGCCTGGCGGCGGTGCGCAAGGACCCGCAGCAAATCATCAGCCAGTATGGCTACGACGCCGGCCCACCGGAAAGCCTGCAAGTGGATTTCGACCCGGTCAGCACTGATCGCGCCTTGCGTGAAGCCGGCCTGCCGATCTGGGGCAGCAACCGGCCATCGATCCTCGGCTGGTGGTTGAACGACTCCACCGACGGCAGCAGCCTGGTGGGCGATGGTCAGGCCGTCGCCCAAGCGCTACGCCGTGCGGCCCAACATCGTGGCTTGCCATTGCGCCTGCCGCTGGGCGATCTGGATGAGCAGGTCGTCGCCACTGCGCCGAATCTCGAAAGTGCCGATGCCACGCCCTTGCGCGCGGCCTCCGAACGCTATGGCGCCGACGCTTTGCTGGCGGTGCATGCGCGTCAGGACGGCAACCAGTGGCAAGCCAAATGGCGCCTGTGGCTGGGCGACAAGAGCGAGCAGGGCACCGCGCAAGGGGCCGATACCGCCGCCGTCGCCGATGCCGTGATGCTGGCCGTGAGCCAAAAACTGGCTCCACGCTTTGCGGTCAAGCCGGGTGTCAGCACAGAACAATTGTTGGAAGTGCAGGGAATGAACCTGGAGCGGTATGCCGCCCTGGGGCATCTGCTGGAGCCGTTCGGCGGCCAGCCGCAGCTCGTTGACGGCAATCGTATTGTGTATCGCGTCAACGGCAGCGCCGATCAATTGCGTACCCAGTTGAGCCTGGCCAAGTTGCAGGAGATTCCTGCTGGAGAGTCGCCGGTTCAGCAGCCCGTGGCAGATGGTACCCGGCCGGCTGTGGCAGCCCAGCCTCAGGCGCAACTGCGTTTTCGTTGGTAA
- a CDS encoding AI-2E family transporter, translating into MADARRWVWLGGIVLLCVFVFLLHSILTPFLVALLLAYLFDPVVDRLEKAGLSRTLGVVAVFALFTLIITALVLVLVPMLAKQLFRLYELAPQMLDWLQHTAMPWAQAKLGLADGFWKFDKVKAAISEHMGQTTDIVGVVLSQATASSLALIGWLTNLVLIPVVAFYLLRDWDIMMAKIRSLLPRDREERIVSLAGECHEVLGAFVRGQLLVMLALGVIYAAGLMAIGLELGLLIGLIAGLAAIVPYMGFVIGIGAALVAGLFQFGGDLYPMLGIVAVFMVGQALEGMVLTPLLVGDRIGLHPVAVIFAILAGGELFGFTGILLALPVAAVIMVLVRHLHDLYKDSDVYTGVEDPEL; encoded by the coding sequence ATGGCGGATGCGCGTCGTTGGGTGTGGCTTGGCGGGATCGTCCTGCTGTGCGTTTTTGTGTTCCTGCTGCATTCGATCCTGACGCCTTTCCTGGTGGCGTTATTGCTCGCTTACCTGTTCGATCCGGTGGTGGATCGCCTGGAGAAAGCCGGGCTGTCACGCACCTTGGGCGTGGTAGCGGTGTTTGCGCTGTTTACGTTGATCATTACCGCGCTGGTGTTGGTGCTGGTGCCGATGCTGGCCAAGCAACTGTTTCGCCTTTATGAGTTGGCGCCGCAGATGCTCGACTGGCTGCAGCACACGGCGATGCCGTGGGCCCAGGCCAAGCTCGGCCTGGCGGATGGCTTCTGGAAGTTCGACAAGGTCAAGGCGGCGATCAGCGAGCATATGGGCCAGACCACCGATATCGTCGGTGTCGTGCTCAGCCAGGCGACGGCTTCCAGCTTGGCGCTGATCGGCTGGCTGACCAACCTGGTGTTGATCCCGGTGGTGGCGTTCTACCTGTTGCGGGACTGGGACATCATGATGGCCAAGATCCGCAGCCTGCTGCCGCGCGACCGCGAGGAGCGCATTGTGTCCCTGGCCGGGGAGTGCCACGAGGTGCTTGGCGCGTTCGTGCGTGGCCAGTTACTGGTGATGCTGGCCCTGGGGGTTATCTACGCCGCCGGATTGATGGCGATCGGCCTGGAGCTGGGCCTGTTGATCGGCTTGATCGCCGGGCTCGCCGCGATCGTGCCCTACATGGGCTTCGTGATTGGTATCGGCGCGGCGCTGGTGGCCGGGTTGTTCCAGTTTGGCGGCGATTTGTACCCGATGCTGGGGATTGTCGCGGTATTCATGGTCGGCCAGGCCCTGGAAGGCATGGTGCTCACGCCGCTGCTGGTGGGGGACCGTATCGGCCTGCACCCGGTGGCGGTGATCTTTGCGATCCTGGCGGGCGGTGAGTTGTTCGGTTTTACCGGCATCCTGCTGGCGTTGCCGGTGGCGGCGGTGATCATGGTCCTGGTGCGCCATCTGCATGATCTGTACAAGGATTCGGATGTGTATACGGGTGTCGAAGACCCCGAGTTGTAA
- the hda gene encoding DnaA regulatory inactivator Hda has product MKPIQLPLGVRLRDDATFINYYPGANAAALGYVERLCEADAGWTESLIYLWGKHGVGRTHLLQAACLRFEQMGEPAVYLPLAELMDRGITIFDNLEQYELVCLDDLQAVAGKADWEEALFHLFNRLRDSGRRLLIAASTSPRELPVKLADLKSRLTLALIFQMRPLSDEDKLRALQLRASRRGLHLTDEVGHFILTRGTRSMSALFDLLEQLDQASLQAQRKLTIPFLKETLGW; this is encoded by the coding sequence ATGAAACCGATTCAGCTGCCCCTAGGTGTGCGTCTGCGTGATGACGCCACCTTTATCAATTACTACCCAGGCGCCAATGCCGCTGCACTCGGCTATGTCGAGCGGCTCTGCGAAGCCGACGCCGGGTGGACTGAAAGCCTGATCTATCTGTGGGGCAAGCATGGCGTGGGGCGGACCCACCTGTTGCAAGCCGCATGCCTGCGCTTCGAGCAAATGGGCGAGCCGGCGGTTTACCTGCCCTTGGCCGAGTTGATGGACCGCGGTATCACGATATTCGACAACCTTGAGCAGTATGAGCTGGTGTGCCTGGATGACCTGCAGGCGGTTGCCGGCAAAGCTGATTGGGAAGAGGCGCTGTTTCATCTGTTCAACCGCCTGCGCGACAGCGGCCGCCGCCTGCTGATTGCCGCGTCCACCTCGCCCCGTGAGCTACCGGTCAAGCTGGCCGACCTGAAATCGCGCCTGACCCTGGCACTGATCTTCCAGATGCGCCCCCTGTCCGACGAAGACAAGTTGCGAGCCCTGCAATTGCGCGCGTCCCGTCGCGGCCTGCACCTGACCGATGAGGTGGGGCACTTTATCCTCACCCGTGGCACGCGCAGCATGAGCGCATTGTTCGATCTGCTCGAACAGCTCGACCAGGCCTCTTTGCAGGCCCAGCGCAAGCTGACCATTCCCTTCCTGAAAGAAACCCTCGGCTGGTAG
- a CDS encoding C40 family peptidase translates to MLNRFAPLVPLALVTLLFGCASHPQQVAEQHKTQQQSQAKFVAAQSSTVYEEEVATEKELADFAGNKPYQLPVLADSILERGMSLIGTRYRFGGTSEAGFDCSGFIGYLFREEAGMNLPRSTREMINVKAPLVARNNLKPGDLLFFSTAGRGRVSHAGIYLGDNQFIHSSSRRSGGVRVDNLGDSYWSKTFIEAKRALAMAPTTVTASK, encoded by the coding sequence ATGCTAAATCGCTTCGCACCCCTCGTGCCTCTCGCACTCGTTACCCTGTTGTTTGGTTGCGCCTCCCACCCTCAACAAGTGGCTGAGCAGCACAAAACCCAACAGCAATCCCAGGCAAAATTTGTTGCTGCACAGTCTTCTACCGTTTACGAAGAAGAAGTGGCAACCGAGAAGGAATTGGCCGACTTTGCCGGCAACAAGCCTTATCAGCTGCCCGTGCTGGCCGACAGCATCCTCGAACGCGGCATGTCCCTGATCGGTACCCGTTACCGTTTCGGCGGTACCTCTGAAGCCGGTTTCGACTGCAGCGGTTTCATCGGCTACCTGTTTCGTGAAGAAGCTGGCATGAACCTGCCACGCTCCACTCGCGAAATGATCAACGTGAAAGCACCGTTGGTCGCGCGCAACAACCTCAAGCCCGGTGATCTGCTTTTCTTCAGTACGGCAGGTCGTGGTCGTGTCAGTCACGCCGGTATCTACCTGGGCGATAACCAGTTTATCCACTCCAGCAGCCGTCGCAGTGGCGGTGTTCGAGTCGACAACCTGGGTGACAGCTACTGGAGCAAAACCTTTATCGAAGCCAAGCGCGCACTCGCCATGGCCCCGACAACGGTTACCGCTAGCAAGTAA
- a CDS encoding C40 family peptidase translates to MSTSARLILIVCAALLSACASRTPPPAHVAAKPKPVFNYSSQSFSPAAEDVLFRALGLVGTPYRWGGNTPDSGFDCSGLIGFVYRDAAGISLPRTTRELIVMRAQDVSEENLQTGDLLFFATGGGSQVSHAGIYVGEGRFVHAPQTGGTVKLDTLSKAYWQNAYLSAKRVLPAEHLARNP, encoded by the coding sequence ATGTCGACCTCGGCCCGCCTGATTCTTATTGTTTGCGCCGCGCTCCTCAGCGCCTGCGCAAGCCGCACACCGCCACCCGCTCACGTAGCGGCCAAGCCTAAGCCGGTGTTCAACTATTCCAGCCAAAGTTTCTCGCCTGCTGCTGAAGATGTGCTCTTCCGCGCGCTGGGCCTGGTCGGCACGCCTTACCGATGGGGCGGCAATACGCCGGATTCGGGTTTTGATTGCAGTGGCTTGATCGGCTTCGTCTACCGCGATGCCGCTGGCATCTCCCTGCCGCGCACCACTCGCGAATTGATCGTGATGCGCGCCCAGGATGTCAGCGAAGAAAACCTGCAGACCGGTGACTTGCTGTTCTTCGCCACCGGTGGTGGATCACAGGTCAGTCATGCCGGGATCTATGTAGGCGAAGGGCGCTTTGTGCATGCGCCACAAACGGGCGGTACGGTGAAGCTGGACACCTTGTCCAAAGCCTATTGGCAGAACGCCTACCTGAGTGCCAAGCGCGTGTTGCCGGCTGAGCACTTGGCCCGCAATCCCTAA